A single region of the Garra rufa chromosome 20, GarRuf1.0, whole genome shotgun sequence genome encodes:
- the znf362a gene encoding zinc finger protein 362a, with product MAEPRFNNPYFWPPPPSIPGQLDNLVLINKIKEQLMAEKIRPPHLPPTSVPSQQPLLVPSTVTEGGQHNLSTPKLQQMPGLHVHSTTQPDIALHARPASSTVAGRILGDVNLNLDDKTAIKARGLWEDWHLRQIIDQPSRANHLSGLSLTSSRTANHNTTESGTPTTPTTPTTSSQTRHGGIPSPNLISGLSCGPGMDVIKNSGGLAGLLGPPPKSIGRGRKKIKAENPSGPLLVVPYPILASGADQSTVSITAKEGKTYRCKVCPLTFFSKSDMQIHSKSHTEAKPHKCPHCTKSFANASYLAQHLRIHLGVKPYHCSYCEKTFRQLSHLQQHTRIHTGDRPYKCLQPGCEKAFTQLSNLQSHQRSHNKDKPYKCSNCYRAYSDSASLQIHLSAHAIKNAKAFCCSMCGRAYTSETYLMKHMSKHTVVEHLVSQHSPQRTESPSVPVRISLI from the exons atgGCGGAACCTCGATTTAATAATCCATACTTCTGGCCTCCTCCACCATCTATTCCTGGTCAG TTGGATAACCTTGTGCTGATCAACAAGATCAAAGAACAGCTCATGGCGGAGAAAATCAGACCTCCACACCTGCCGCCCACTTCTGTCCCTTCCCAGCAGCCCTTGCTGGTGCCATCCACTGTCACAGAAGGCGGGCAGCACAACTTATCGACGCCCAAATTGCAGCAGATGCCGGGACTCCACGTTCACAGCACCACCCAGCCCGACATCGCCCTACACGCACGACCCGCCTCCAGCACCGTCGCAG GTCGTATTCTGGGTGACGTAAACTTGAATCTGGACGATAAAACCGCTATCAAAGCAAGAGGATTGTGGGAAGACTGGCATTTGCGGCAAATCATAGACCAGCCGTCCAGAGCGAATCATCTGTCAG GACTGTCACTGACGTCTTCTCGTACTGCCAACCACAACACGACAGAAAGCGGGACGCCGACCACCCCGACCACTCCGACCACCAGCAGTCAGACGCGTCATGGTGGCATTCCTTCCCCAAACCTCATCTCAGGACTGTCCTGCGGGCCGGGGATGGACGTTATCAAAAACAGCGGAGGACTGGCAGGACTGCTGGGTCCTCCTCCCAAGAGCATAGGACGAGGTCGCAAAAAGATCAAAGCTGAAAACCCCTCTGGGCCGCTCTTAGTCGTTCCCTACCCAATCCTGGCCTCTGGAGCCGACCAATCAACTGTCAGCATCACTGCCAAAGAGGGCAAAACCTACAG ATGTAAAGTGTGTCCGCTGACGTTCTTCTCCAAGTCGGACATGCAGATCCACTCCAAGTCCCACACCGAAGCAAAGCCACACAAGTGCCCTCACTGCACCAAGTCTTTCGCTAACGCATCCTACCTGGCCCAACACCTGCGCATTCACCTGGGAGTGAAGCCGTATCACTGCTCCTACTGCGAGAAAACCTTCCGCCAGCTCTCACACTTACAGCAGCACACCAG AATCCACACAGGCGATCGGCCATATAAATGTCTCCAACCaggctgtgaaaaggcttttacgcAGCTCTCCAATCTGCAA TCTCACCAGAGATCACATAATAAAGACAAGCCTTACAAGTGCTCCAACTGTTACCGTGCTTACTCTGACTCGGCCTCCCTCCAAATCCACCTTTCGGCTCACGCAATCAAAAACGCCAAGGCTTTTTGCTGCAGCATGTGTGGTCGAGCCTACACCTCA GAGACCTACCTTATGAAACACATGTCTAAGCACACGGTGGTAGAACATCTGGTGAGTCAACACTCGCCGCAAAGGACCGAATCGCCCAGCGTTCCCGTTCGCATTTCCCTCATCTGA